Proteins from one Salifodinibacter halophilus genomic window:
- the trpD gene encoding anthranilate phosphoribosyltransferase (Catalyzes the conversion of N-(5-phospho-D-ribosyl)-anthranilate and diphosphate to anthranilate and 5-phospho-alpha-D-ribose 1-diphosphate), with translation VGEIAGAATVLREFARPVTVADRTHLVDIVGTGGDGAHTFNISTASMFVVAAAGAKVAKHGNRSVSSKSGSAQGFEHVGA, from the coding sequence CCGTCGGCGAAATCGCCGGCGCGGCGACCGTGTTGCGGGAATTCGCGCGGCCGGTAACGGTCGCCGACAGAACCCATCTGGTCGACATCGTGGGTACCGGCGGCGACGGCGCGCACACCTTCAACATCTCCACCGCGAGCATGTTCGTAGTCGCTGCGGCCGGGGCCAAGGTGGCCAAGCACGGCAACCGCAGCGTCTCGTCCAAGTCCGGCAGCGCCCAAGGCTTCGAGCACGTCGGCGCTG